One Panicum virgatum strain AP13 chromosome 9K, P.virgatum_v5, whole genome shotgun sequence genomic region harbors:
- the LOC120648904 gene encoding UDP-glycosyltransferase 92A1-like codes for MVELARGLEASGRPFIWAVRPPVEFDGTGEFRGEWLPNGFEDRVAAAAQGVVVRRWAPQVGILAHASTGAFLSHCGWNSVLESLWHGVPVVGWPLLADQVFDSRMLEELGVGMEVASGRMFGGLGKGWEHVRDVVETVLGDGEKARGMRRKAAELKGLARAAVTLSVRADGEVKGSSVLAMERLLDGAFG; via the coding sequence ATGGTGGAGCTGGCGCGGGGGCTGGAGGCCAGCGGGCGGCCATTCATCTGGGCGGTGCGGCCGCCGGTGGAGTTCGACGGGACGGGGGAGTTCCGCGGCGAGTGGCTCCCCAACGGCTTCGAGGAccgcgtcgcggcggcggcgcagggcgtgGTGGTGCGGCGGTGGGCGCCGCAGGTGGGCATCCTGGCGCACGCGTCCACGGGCGCGTTCCTGAGccactgcgggtggaactcggTGCTGGAGAGCCTGTGGCACGGCGTGCCGGTGGTGGGCTGGCCGCTCCTCGCCGACCAGGTGTTCGACTCCCGCATGCTGGAGGAGCTCGGAGTCGGCATGGAGGTGGCGTCCGGGAGGATGTTCGGCGGGCTGGGCAAGGGGTGGGAGCACGTGAGGGACGTGGTGGAGACGGTGCTCGGGGACGGCGAGAAGGCGCGGGGCATGCGGCGGAAGGCCGCGGAGCTGAAGGGGTTGGCGCGCGCGGCTGTAACTCTAAGTGTCCGAGCCGACGGCGAGGTGAAGGGCTCGTCCGTGCTCGCCATGGAGCGCCTCCTCGATGGCGCCTTTGGTTGA
- the LOC120648903 gene encoding UDP-glycosyltransferase 92A1-like, producing MGHEQDHGDGHHLLLFPFLAQGHLIPFLNLARRLESLAQRRGSGQRRLVVTIVSTPRNVAGLRLSVPPGSSIGFAELPFSPSDHGLPPDAESTDAVPLRSFPSFYFATELLRPPFEELVAELAGREGRQNVCVLADIFLGWTAESARALGVQHRVFLTSGAYASAVTFSIWLRPPAFPRPAAPADERALHDFPDVRVRYEEFLNVVVTEDYAANPMLAYLCRMGSLHFCHSGGLVINTSEEIEPKGLHLIGKLSGLPTFAVGPLTGGRTPSSEDTA from the coding sequence ATGGGTCACGAGCAAGACCACGGCGacggccaccacctcctcctcttcccgTTCCTGGCGCAAGGCCACCTCATCCCGTTCCTCAACCTGGCCAGGCGCCTCGAGAGCCTAGCGCAGCGTCGCGGCAGCGGCCAGCGCCGTCTCGTGGTCACCATCGTCAGCACGCCTCGCAACGTCGCCGGCCTCCGGCTCTCTGTGCCGCCCGGGTCGTCCATCGGATTCGCCGAGCTGCCGTTCTCGCCCTCGGACCATGGCCTGCCGCCAGACGCCGAGAGCACAGACGCCGTCCCGCTCCGTTCCTTCCCCTCCTTCTACTTTGCCACGgagctgctccggccgccgttcgaggagctcgtggcggagctcgcggggAGAGAAGGGCGCCAGAACGTGTGCGTCCTCGCGGACATCTTCCTGGGCTGGACGGCCGAGAGCGCCCGTGCGCTCGGCGTCCAGCACCGCGTGTTCCTCACCTCCGGCGCCTACGCCTCCGCCGTCACCTTCTCCATCTGGCTCCGCCCGCCAGCGTtcccgcgccccgccgcgcccgccgacgAGCGGGCGCTGCACGACTTCCCCGACGTTCGCGTCCGGTACGAGGAGTTCCTGAACGTGGTGGTCACGGAGGACTACGCGGCGAACCCCATGTTGGCGTACCTGTGCCGGATGGGCAGCCTCCACTTCTGCCACTCGGGCGGTCTCGTCATCAACACCTCCGAAGAGATCGAGCCGAAAGGTCTCCACCTCATCGGGAAGCTCTCCGGGCTGCCGACGTTCGCCGTCGGTCCCCTCACCGGCGGCCGAACACCTTCGTCGGAGGACACCGCGTGA